From the Bacteroidia bacterium genome, the window CTCATTGATCGCCATTCTCGAAAAAAAGTTTTTATCAGTATCAATATTGCAGGAGCTGTTATTCTCGGTTCTGTAGCGGGTTTCGGATTTTATACCGGCAACGTTCCTGTGTCCTTGGTGATATTGGTTTTTGGCGCTACTATTTTTATTTACAACGTGCATTATCCCACGCTTTATGCCTTCGGGCAAGAAATTACAGAACAAAAAAATTACGGAAAAATAAATTCTTTTATCGAAGTACAAGGACAAGCAACTACTATGTTTTCTGGGGCTTTTGGAGCTATTTTACTTGCAGGAACTACGCATTGCATAATCAATATTATTGGTTTTCGGATTCACTTGCCTTTTGATATTGTGCCTTGGTCTTTACAAAAAATATTTTTGATGGACGGAATTACTTACCTCATTGCACTTGTTTTAATTGGAAGCATCAAATATGTTTCTGCTGAAAACTTAGAAATCCACACAGGCAGCGTAAAAGAGCGCATTCAAATGGGAATTGATTTTCTGAAAAACAAACCTGAATTATTTTTTTTCGGTATCGTAACGCTTTCTATTTTTATTGTGTTGATAGTTGAAGATCGCCTGTTGATGCCACTTTACGTGAACAATCATTTGCAACAAGGCGCAGATGTGTATGCGTCTTCCGGAATTTATTATACCATCGGCGCTATTTTTTCTGGATTTTTTATCCGAAAAATTTTCAAAAATACGAATGCTGTAAAAGCGATAATTGTGTTGATGATCATCACAATTATTATTTTATTGACAACTTCTTTTACGAGAAGCATTGCTGTTTTTTTCGCCTTTTCTTTATTAATTGGATTAACCAATGCTGGAGCGCGTATTTTACGAATTACTTATTTGTTTGAACGCATTCCGAATAACCGTATGGGGCGCACAGGAAGCGTGTTTTCGGTCATCAGTACATTAACACAAGTTTGTTTTATCGGCGTTTTTTCTATCCCATTTTTTTCAATTGGTTCGCACGTAACCTGGGCTTATTTTATAGATACGATTTTTATATGTGTTTGTCTTTTTGTGCTTGTATCACAATACAAAAAATTGACCTCAGAAAAATTATTTTTTTGAAGGCTAAATTTTGTATAATAAAACGCGGTTCCAAAAATTATTTTTTCGAAGTCTCTTTTTTTCATTCTCCATTTTTAATTCTGAATTTTTTTAGCTGATGCGAATCCAGTTGGCACTATTTTTATTGAGTTTTTGAAGTTGTTTCGCGATGTTCGCATTTTCGGGTTTCGATAAATCGACATCCGTATTCAATGTTTCTTCGGCAATATTTCTCGCCAACAATAATAATTGTGCATCTTTTGCTAAATCAGCTAAGCGCAAATCAAGTACTCCACTTTGGCGCGTTCCGGCAATATCGCCTGGTCCGCGCAATTTTAAATCTACATCGGCAATTTCAAAACCATCGGTGGTGCGCACCATTGTTTCCATTCGCAGTTTCGAATCGGTTCCTAATTTATAAGAAGTCATCAAAATGCAATACGATTGATCAGCTCCTCTTCCCACTCTTCCGCGTAATTGGTGCAATTGTGATAAACCAAAACGTTCCGCACTTTCAATAATCATAACGCTGGCATTCGGCACATTTACGCCTACTTCAATAACAGTAGTTGCCACCATAATTTGTGTTTCGCCTTTCACGAAACGTTGCATTTCCATTTCTTTTTCTTTCGCTTTCATACGTCCGTGCACAATGCTTACGCGATAATCGGGCAACGGAAATTCGCGCGAAATACTTTCGTAACCGTCCATCAAATCTTTGTAATCCATTTTTTCAGATTCTTCGATAAGCGGATAAACGACATAAATTTGTCTGCCTTTTTTAATTTGTTCTTTCATAAAAGCAAATACTTTTAATCGCTGCGAATCGAAACTATGTTTTGTCTGAATCGCTTTTCTGCCGGGCGGCATTTCGTCAATAATGGAAATATCTAAATCGCCATACAAAGTCATGGCAAGTGTACGCGGAATGGGCGTTGCAGTCATTACCAACACATGAGGTGGCTGTGTATTTTTTTTCCACATTTTAGCGCGTTGTTCCACACCAAAACGATGTTGCTCATCAATCACTACCATTCCCAAATTTTTAAATTGTACCGTATCTTCCAACAAAGCATGCGTACCGATAAGAATATGTGTAGTTCCGTTTTGTAAAAGTTCGTGAAGTTGTTTGCGTTCCTTGGTTTTAGAAGAACCCGTCAATAAAGCCACATTCAGATTCATTCCTTTTAATAATTCTGAAATGGTCTGAAAATGTTGATTGGCAAGGATTTCCGTTGGAGCCATGATGCACGCTTGAAAACCATTATCAATCGCAATCAACATAATCATCAATGCGACTAAGGTTTTCCCGCTTCCTACATCACCTTGCAATAAACGATTCATTTGTTTTCCGCTACCAATATCTTGGCGAATTTCTTTCACGACGCGCTTTTGTGCGTTGGTTAATTCGAAGAGTAAATTGTGTTCATAAAAATGATTAAAATACGCTCCAATTTTTGAAAATAAATATCCGCGGTATTCTTTTTTGCGCACCAATTTTAATCTCAATAATTTTAATTGGATGAAAAAAAATTCTTCGAATTTAATACGCATCTCTGCTTTTTTAAGCATTTCTGGACTTTCCGGCAAATGAATATTTTTCAATGCTTCTTCGCGCGAGATAAAATTGAGCGTATCCACAATCGGCACAGAAAGCGTTTCAGAAATATTATTTTTCAAAAGAGAAATCACCGTTTTCTGAAGTTTTGCAATGCCTTTTGTATCGAGTCCGCGCGATTTTAATTTTTCGGTTGTATTGTAAATCGGCTGCAAAGCACTTGCAAACAAAGTATTTTCGTCGCTCAATTCATCTGCATCTGGATGCGGAATATTAAATTTTCCATTGTATAACGCGGGTTTCCCAAATACAATGTATTCGGTATTCGGTTTAAATTTATCCTCCATCCATTTAATGCCTTGAAACCAAACTAATTCCACTGTTCCGGTATCGTCCGCTAATTGTGCCACAAGACGTTTCGCACGTTTTTCTCCAACTGTTTTTAAACTAATAATTTTTCCGCGCAATTGCACGTAAGGTAAATCGGCCGTAATTTCTTTCACTTTGTAAAAACGCGTACGATCCACGTAACGAAAGGGATACCACGTTATTAAATCGCCGTAAGTAAATAATTGCAATTCTTTTTTCAACAAATCTGCGCGCTGTGGACCAATGCCTTTCAAGTATTCAATCGGTGTGTCTAAAAGCGAATTCATGTATGAAAAAATATTTTTTTGTAAAAGTAAGAAACTGTTTAAGATTTTAATTTTCCATTTATCATCTTTGAGAAATAAGATTTGTAAATCCTCATTTGAAAAATTATTTTTTTGAAGCTCTTTTTTCTTGATCCAAAAAGGTGTTTGAAAAATTATTTTTTCGAAGGACTTTTTTTCCGATTCTTTTTCGAAAGATATCTATCAATATATTACGAAAAAAAACTATTTTTGGGGTTCGATATTCGTGAAGGATATTTTTGTCAATTACAATAAAAAGTTTAATTTTAGTTTTTTGAAAAAATTTTTATACTCGTTTTTTAGGTGAAAGATAAAGT encodes:
- a CDS encoding MFS transporter — its product is MKNKSALILLLAANIISGFAQGISMLAIPWYFTSMLGKNSFFGIVYLVITFASVFWSLYAGTLIDRHSRKKVFISINIAGAVILGSVAGFGFYTGNVPVSLVILVFGATIFIYNVHYPTLYAFGQEITEQKNYGKINSFIEVQGQATTMFSGAFGAILLAGTTHCIINIIGFRIHLPFDIVPWSLQKIFLMDGITYLIALVLIGSIKYVSAENLEIHTGSVKERIQMGIDFLKNKPELFFFGIVTLSIFIVLIVEDRLLMPLYVNNHLQQGADVYASSGIYYTIGAIFSGFFIRKIFKNTNAVKAIIVLMIITIIILLTTSFTRSIAVFFAFSLLIGLTNAGARILRITYLFERIPNNRMGRTGSVFSVISTLTQVCFIGVFSIPFFSIGSHVTWAYFIDTIFICVCLFVLVSQYKKLTSEKLFF
- the recG gene encoding ATP-dependent DNA helicase RecG encodes the protein MNSLLDTPIEYLKGIGPQRADLLKKELQLFTYGDLITWYPFRYVDRTRFYKVKEITADLPYVQLRGKIISLKTVGEKRAKRLVAQLADDTGTVELVWFQGIKWMEDKFKPNTEYIVFGKPALYNGKFNIPHPDADELSDENTLFASALQPIYNTTEKLKSRGLDTKGIAKLQKTVISLLKNNISETLSVPIVDTLNFISREEALKNIHLPESPEMLKKAEMRIKFEEFFFIQLKLLRLKLVRKKEYRGYLFSKIGAYFNHFYEHNLLFELTNAQKRVVKEIRQDIGSGKQMNRLLQGDVGSGKTLVALMIMLIAIDNGFQACIMAPTEILANQHFQTISELLKGMNLNVALLTGSSKTKERKQLHELLQNGTTHILIGTHALLEDTVQFKNLGMVVIDEQHRFGVEQRAKMWKKNTQPPHVLVMTATPIPRTLAMTLYGDLDISIIDEMPPGRKAIQTKHSFDSQRLKVFAFMKEQIKKGRQIYVVYPLIEESEKMDYKDLMDGYESISREFPLPDYRVSIVHGRMKAKEKEMEMQRFVKGETQIMVATTVIEVGVNVPNASVMIIESAERFGLSQLHQLRGRVGRGADQSYCILMTSYKLGTDSKLRMETMVRTTDGFEIADVDLKLRGPGDIAGTRQSGVLDLRLADLAKDAQLLLLARNIAEETLNTDVDLSKPENANIAKQLQKLNKNSANWIRIS